From the Candidatus Nomurabacteria bacterium genome, one window contains:
- a CDS encoding MBL fold metallo-hydrolase — MIITYYGKQFFKITQGDLVIAYNPISKSSNFSPSRFGSDIAISSVSMGDYSGIETVTYSGKEPFAIRGAGDYEVKGVSIKGVGSEVLIDNKKYINTAYTVTLEGIKLAFIGALTELNDATRELVLSADILFVPVSDKFLPPAKAYKAALSLEPLIIIPMEDASGAPLKQFLKEGGQEDAEIVDKLTIKKKDFDGKEAEIIVLKEA; from the coding sequence ATGATTATTACATATTACGGAAAGCAGTTTTTCAAAATCACTCAAGGTGATCTTGTAATTGCCTATAATCCAATCTCCAAATCTTCAAATTTTTCTCCATCTCGCTTTGGTTCAGATATTGCAATTTCTTCAGTTTCAATGGGAGATTATTCTGGTATTGAAACTGTAACTTATTCTGGTAAAGAGCCTTTTGCTATTAGAGGTGCTGGAGATTATGAGGTAAAAGGTGTTTCTATAAAGGGAGTAGGAAGTGAAGTTTTGATTGATAATAAAAAATACATCAACACTGCCTATACTGTTACTCTTGAAGGTATTAAACTTGCTTTCATAGGTGCGCTAACAGAACTAAATGATGCAACTCGAGAATTGGTCTTGAGTGCTGATATACTTTTTGTCCCTGTTTCAGATAAATTTTTACCTCCAGCAAAAGCTTATAAGGCCGCTCTATCACTTGAGCCACTTATAATTATTCCAATGGAAGATGCTAGCGGTGCGCCACTAAAACAATTCTTAAAAGAGGGTGGGCAAGAAGACGCAGAAATAGTTGATAAGCTTACTATAAAGAAAAAAGATTTTGACGGAAAAGAAGCTGAGATAATAGTATTGAAGGAAGCTTAA
- the rlmB gene encoding 23S rRNA (guanosine(2251)-2'-O)-methyltransferase RlmB, protein MEDKEYIFGKHPVEEFLARTPKRIQKIFMKEGIEPRFGSSIKALAKKYKISVVEVDLKKLALLSEGEQHQGVVALVSPTPMFDLKEWIAKIKIENNPCVVLMDELEDPHNVGAIIRSAAGFGASAILLAKHRQSPITGVVTKASAGTIDRVPLVRIGNINDAIVKLKEKGFWILGLDGDGDQSLFEIDMKMPVCIVVGGEGKGIREKTLDNCDIKVRIPMENKVESFNASVSAALVLYEWRKQNK, encoded by the coding sequence ATGGAAGACAAAGAATATATTTTCGGGAAGCATCCAGTAGAAGAATTTCTCGCACGCACACCAAAGCGTATACAAAAGATTTTTATGAAAGAGGGAATCGAACCAAGGTTCGGGTCTTCAATCAAAGCTTTAGCAAAGAAATATAAAATATCAGTCGTTGAAGTTGATTTAAAGAAGCTTGCGTTATTGTCCGAAGGTGAACAGCATCAGGGTGTGGTTGCTCTAGTTTCTCCGACACCAATGTTTGATCTAAAAGAATGGATCGCAAAAATAAAGATTGAAAACAATCCATGTGTGGTTTTGATGGATGAGTTGGAAGACCCGCACAATGTCGGAGCGATAATTCGTTCTGCTGCAGGTTTTGGCGCGAGTGCTATTTTATTAGCAAAGCATCGTCAAAGTCCGATTACTGGTGTAGTAACAAAAGCTAGTGCTGGTACCATAGATAGAGTTCCATTGGTGCGTATTGGAAATATAAATGACGCAATTGTTAAATTAAAGGAAAAAGGCTTTTGGATTTTAGGACTTGATGGAGATGGGGATCAATCGCTTTTTGAGATAGATATGAAAATGCCGGTTTGTATAGTTGTAGGAGGAGAAGGAAAGGGAATCAGAGAGAAAACTTTGGACAATTGCGATATAAAAGTTCGTATTCCGATGGAGAATAAAGTTGAATCTTTCAATGCATCAGTTTCTGCAGCGCTTGTGTTGTATGAATGGAGGAAGCAAAACAAATAG
- the def gene encoding peptide deformylase: protein MVKIVQKDDPVLRDTALEVEQKEIKTPKIKKIIKDMQTALHRESDGVALACPQIGIPLRIFIISGKIFHPDFAKSENPEEPAGGWPKDLVFINPKIIKSSKEKKKVPEGCLSVRWLYGKTKRYKNATVEAYDENGEKFTRGGGGLLAQIFQHEIDHLDGILFIDHATDIEEIIPEKTNG, encoded by the coding sequence ATGGTAAAAATTGTGCAAAAAGATGATCCTGTACTACGCGATACCGCACTAGAAGTCGAGCAGAAAGAGATTAAAACTCCTAAAATAAAAAAGATTATCAAAGACATGCAAACTGCACTTCATAGAGAAAGTGATGGTGTGGCTTTAGCTTGTCCACAAATTGGAATTCCGTTGCGCATATTTATTATTTCAGGAAAAATATTCCATCCAGATTTTGCAAAAAGTGAAAACCCTGAAGAACCAGCGGGTGGTTGGCCAAAAGACCTTGTCTTTATAAATCCAAAAATAATAAAAAGCTCCAAAGAAAAAAAGAAAGTTCCAGAAGGATGCCTCTCAGTCCGATGGTTGTATGGAAAAACAAAACGTTACAAAAACGCCACTGTAGAAGCCTATGACGAAAATGGCGAGAAATTCACTCGAGGAGGTGGTGGTCTACTAGCGCAAATATTCCAACATGAAATCGATCATTTAGATGGAATATTGTTCATAGACCATGCAACAGATATAGAAGAAATAATTCCTGAAAAAACCAATGGATAA
- a CDS encoding aminoacyl-tRNA hydrolase, which translates to MKIIVGLGNPGVEYEGSRHNTGRSILMVLAKKWEFSPWKTDVKLKALTSIGSIEKKKVMFVLPETFMNLSGKSVAPLIGSKKALDDLLVIYDDLDLPLGRIKLSHNRSAGGHNGVASIIKSVKSEAFTRIRVGVSPETPGGKLKKPTGESVVVDFLMKKFREPEMVEFKKIIKKSGEAIETFVTEGREMAMTKHN; encoded by the coding sequence ATGAAAATTATTGTAGGACTAGGGAATCCTGGGGTGGAATACGAAGGCAGTAGACACAATACTGGCCGGTCTATTTTGATGGTACTCGCAAAGAAGTGGGAATTTTCGCCATGGAAGACTGATGTGAAATTGAAAGCTCTGACTTCAATAGGTTCGATTGAAAAGAAAAAAGTTATGTTTGTGTTGCCGGAGACTTTCATGAATCTTTCAGGTAAAAGCGTTGCTCCACTTATTGGATCGAAGAAAGCTCTCGATGACTTACTTGTCATATATGATGATTTGGATTTACCTCTTGGACGTATCAAACTTTCACACAACCGTAGCGCTGGTGGGCATAACGGAGTCGCTTCAATTATTAAGTCTGTAAAATCAGAAGCTTTCACACGTATACGTGTCGGAGTGTCACCAGAAACTCCAGGAGGTAAGCTGAAGAAGCCTACGGGTGAAAGTGTAGTGGTAGATTTCCTGATGAAGAAATTCCGCGAACCAGAAATGGTAGAGTTCAAAAAGATTATTAAAAAAAGTGGAGAAGCTATTGAGACTTTTGTGACGGAAGGTCGTGAAATGGCTATGACCAAACATAACTAA
- a CDS encoding YdeI/OmpD-associated family protein — protein sequence MKNMPHKMPPDFKKAISSSRKAREVWEVVTLLARNEWICWVTSGKKEETRGIRIEKAISKLEGGMRRPCCWAGCPHR from the coding sequence ATGAAAAACATGCCACATAAAATGCCTCCGGATTTCAAAAAAGCAATATCTTCTTCAAGGAAGGCGAGAGAGGTGTGGGAAGTTGTAACACTGCTTGCACGGAACGAATGGATTTGTTGGGTGACATCGGGTAAAAAAGAAGAGACGAGAGGTATTCGCATCGAGAAAGCTATTTCAAAACTTGAAGGCGGAATGCGCCGACCATGTTGCTGGGCAGGGTGTCCACATAGATAA
- the lepB gene encoding signal peptidase I, with product MEENQSTEVATPNKKESIWDVVRFAIIALLIVIPVRTFVAQPFIVSGSSMVPTFQDGEYLIVDEISYRVSEPKRGDVIVFKYPKDETKYFIKRIIGLPGESVHVAENGKVTITNESNPEGFNLNEPYIKGNVPKQVELSYTLEAGEYFVMGDNRPASSDSRTWGTLPEDHIVGKTFLRLFPFSTISVTPGIYHNYEQVN from the coding sequence ATGGAAGAAAACCAATCTACAGAAGTCGCTACACCAAATAAAAAAGAGAGTATTTGGGATGTAGTACGCTTTGCAATAATTGCTCTACTTATAGTAATACCTGTGCGCACATTTGTTGCACAGCCTTTTATAGTTTCTGGAAGTTCTATGGTACCAACATTCCAAGATGGAGAATATTTGATAGTAGATGAGATATCATATCGAGTCAGTGAACCAAAGCGCGGTGATGTGATTGTGTTTAAATATCCAAAAGATGAAACAAAATATTTTATAAAAAGAATTATAGGTTTACCGGGTGAGAGTGTTCATGTAGCTGAAAATGGAAAAGTTACTATAACAAATGAATCCAACCCAGAAGGATTCAATCTAAATGAACCTTATATAAAAGGAAATGTTCCAAAACAAGTAGAACTTAGTTACACATTGGAAGCAGGAGAATACTTTGTTATGGGAGACAATCGTCCAGCTAGTTCTGACTCACGAACTTGGGGAACATTGCCCGAAGATCATATCGTAGGAAAGACATTTTTACGTCTATTCCCTTTTTCTACAATTTCAGTAACACCAGGAATTTATCATAATTATGAACAAGTAAACTAA
- a CDS encoding DoxX family protein — MKKHKIIFWVTTSLIFIFEGVMPALTSQSEMSIQGIVGLGYPLYFVTLLTVFKVLGSIVLIVPKFPARVKEWAYAGFGIDFICAFVSLWVVAGFNAGLALPVVAFIILALSYNSYHKLNG, encoded by the coding sequence ATGAAAAAACACAAAATTATCTTCTGGGTCACCACTAGTCTTATTTTTATATTCGAAGGAGTCATGCCCGCCCTCACTTCACAAAGCGAAATGTCTATCCAAGGCATTGTAGGTCTCGGATATCCACTCTATTTCGTCACACTACTTACAGTATTCAAAGTCCTCGGATCTATAGTCCTTATCGTGCCCAAGTTCCCTGCTCGTGTTAAAGAGTGGGCATATGCTGGATTTGGTATCGATTTCATCTGTGCGTTTGTCAGTCTATGGGTTGTCGCTGGGTTCAACGCAGGTCTTGCATTGCCAGTAGTAGCATTCATCATCCTCGCACTTTCATATAACTCTTATCACAAACTAAACGGATAA
- a CDS encoding 30S ribosomal protein S1, with amino-acid sequence MKKKTEQKVEAIVLTGTDAILDTAQPRPEVESLVEGPVIAIEKSAVYVALEPFGTGVIYGREYNNARDIIKKINIGDVIKAKIVEVENEDGYTELSLKEAKQALLWGEADVAIKEKTIMDILVKEANKGGLIMEWQGIAGFLPASQLKPEHYPRVEDSDKDKILKELKKLVGKKLSVIIISALPKEGKLIFSEKDNNPEERKEIVGKYTVGDELEATVAGIVDFGVFLKIEEGLEGLVHISEVDWGLVEDLRSMFKVGDKIKAKIIEIKDGKISLSIKALKENPWNEFDGSLKKGDIIKGVVIKYNRHGALVSIKEGVAGLVHNSLFGSEAKLREVLELGKTYNFQITLFEPKEQRMTLAFLEEKK; translated from the coding sequence ATGAAGAAAAAAACAGAACAAAAAGTAGAAGCTATAGTTCTTACAGGAACTGACGCTATCCTAGATACAGCACAACCAAGACCAGAAGTTGAATCTCTTGTTGAGGGACCAGTTATTGCAATTGAAAAAAGTGCTGTTTATGTAGCACTAGAACCATTTGGAACTGGAGTTATTTACGGACGCGAATACAATAACGCTCGAGATATAATCAAAAAGATAAATATCGGAGATGTTATCAAGGCAAAAATAGTTGAAGTAGAAAACGAAGATGGTTATACAGAACTTTCTCTAAAAGAAGCTAAACAAGCTCTACTTTGGGGTGAAGCAGATGTTGCAATCAAGGAAAAAACAATTATGGACATCTTGGTAAAAGAAGCAAACAAGGGAGGTCTTATAATGGAGTGGCAAGGTATTGCAGGTTTCCTACCAGCATCTCAACTAAAGCCTGAACACTACCCTCGTGTAGAAGATTCTGATAAAGATAAGATTCTAAAAGAATTGAAGAAACTTGTTGGAAAGAAACTTTCAGTAATCATAATTTCTGCCCTACCAAAAGAAGGTAAACTTATTTTCTCTGAAAAAGACAACAACCCAGAAGAACGCAAAGAAATCGTTGGTAAATACACAGTTGGTGATGAACTAGAGGCAACAGTAGCTGGTATCGTAGACTTCGGAGTATTCTTGAAAATAGAAGAGGGACTAGAAGGATTGGTTCATATATCTGAAGTTGATTGGGGTCTAGTTGAAGACTTGCGCAGTATGTTCAAAGTTGGAGACAAAATCAAAGCAAAGATAATTGAAATCAAAGACGGAAAAATTTCTCTATCTATAAAAGCATTGAAAGAAAATCCATGGAACGAATTTGATGGATCACTTAAAAAAGGAGATATCATAAAAGGAGTTGTAATCAAGTACAACCGTCATGGAGCTCTTGTTTCAATCAAAGAGGGTGTAGCTGGACTAGTCCACAATTCCCTATTTGGCTCAGAAGCAAAACTTCGTGAAGTTTTGGAACTTGGAAAAACTTACAATTTCCAAATCACACTCTTTGAACCAAAGGAGCAAAGAATGACTCTAGCTTTCCTAGAAGAAAAGAAATAA
- a CDS encoding histidine--tRNA ligase, whose translation MSKEQTKKVKKEPLASPKGMRDIAGDEYYLFQGFFEKAQEVSMYYGFKPIETPILEQEEVFTSSIGEGTDIVDKEMYTLKTKGGDKLAMRPEHTASLMRAYIEHGMQNMPQPVMHYQYGPVFRHDNPQKGRYRQFWQFDADILGSEKSIMDALAIRTGITILEEAGASNLSVDINSIGDKECRGAYIRELTNYYKKHINVLPAIDRERLKTNPLRILDSKDPKTKELNEGAPDSIAYLCHDCKKHFKEVLEYLEEMGIPYNINKCLVRGLSYYTRTVFEIIDTGISEDGSGLTIAGGGRYDYLAKHLGGKKDVPAVGISIGVDRIIVAPWYKKLTPRIMKKPKIYFIQLGADAKLKSLNVIEILRKAHIPIAQSLSKDTLSQQLAIAEKLAIPYAILFGQKEALEDAVLVRDMATRSQETVKIKNLLEYIKELK comes from the coding sequence ATGTCAAAAGAACAAACAAAAAAAGTGAAGAAAGAACCTCTCGCAAGCCCAAAAGGTATGCGTGATATTGCTGGAGATGAATACTATTTATTCCAAGGATTCTTCGAAAAAGCTCAAGAAGTTTCTATGTACTATGGTTTCAAACCAATTGAAACACCAATATTAGAACAAGAAGAAGTATTCACATCTTCAATTGGAGAAGGTACAGATATTGTAGACAAAGAAATGTACACTCTTAAAACTAAAGGCGGTGACAAGCTTGCTATGCGCCCAGAACACACAGCTTCTCTTATGCGTGCATATATAGAACATGGAATGCAAAATATGCCCCAGCCGGTTATGCATTATCAGTATGGACCAGTATTTCGTCATGACAATCCTCAAAAAGGACGTTACCGACAATTCTGGCAATTTGATGCAGACATACTAGGAAGTGAAAAAAGTATAATGGACGCACTCGCTATCCGAACAGGTATAACAATCCTCGAAGAAGCAGGAGCTAGTAACTTGTCTGTAGATATAAACTCAATTGGCGACAAAGAATGCCGAGGTGCATATATTCGAGAGCTTACAAACTACTACAAAAAGCATATCAATGTCTTGCCTGCTATAGACCGCGAACGACTAAAGACCAACCCTCTTCGAATACTTGATTCAAAAGATCCAAAGACAAAAGAACTCAATGAAGGAGCTCCAGACTCTATCGCATATCTATGTCATGACTGTAAAAAACACTTCAAAGAAGTCTTGGAGTATCTAGAAGAAATGGGAATCCCATATAACATAAACAAATGTCTTGTTCGCGGGCTTTCATATTACACACGCACTGTATTTGAGATAATAGATACAGGTATATCAGAAGATGGAAGTGGACTAACGATCGCAGGAGGAGGAAGATATGACTATCTAGCAAAGCACCTAGGTGGCAAGAAAGACGTCCCTGCTGTAGGAATATCAATCGGAGTAGATCGAATAATCGTCGCACCTTGGTACAAAAAGCTTACTCCTCGTATCATGAAGAAACCTAAAATATATTTCATTCAACTCGGAGCTGATGCAAAACTAAAAAGTTTAAATGTAATTGAAATTTTACGCAAAGCACATATCCCTATCGCTCAATCTCTATCAAAAGACACCCTCTCTCAACAACTTGCTATCGCTGAAAAACTTGCAATCCCCTACGCAATACTATTTGGACAAAAAGAAGCTCTAGAGGACGCAGTACTCGTACGCGATATGGCTACTAGATCTCAAGAAACAGTCAAAATAAAAAACCTTCTCGAATACATAAAAGAACTAAAATAA
- the pyk gene encoding pyruvate kinase, whose translation MKNKTKIVATLGPSTEDPKILADLMKNGLSVARLNMSHGNHEEHAKRITAIREAEKISKSLIATLLDLSGPKIRTGEVKNGQITLKKGDSVKIVFKPIIGDENNLYINYSGLRKELKPGAIILLDDGKRSLCVTSIGEDYVNTKVEMGGMIRGRRGVNIPGANLKISAITEKDKKDLLFGIKQDVDFVALSFVRSVKDIQDLKRLLQKNKSSAKIVAKIETPEAVSCIDEIIKETDAIMVARGDLAIEVGIEKIPTIQKMIIEKCNTAGVPVIVATQMLLSMVENETPTRAEISDIANAIYDGADAIMLSEETAIGKYPKKVVSLMQRVACVVEENLPNYKKIEVMKDNIADSVSSSVVHNANQVGASAIIALTESGFTARMLSRYKSSLPIYAISSSQKTLRSLMISFGVLPIYHTGAKTFDEARKIAIEIAKEKCNLKKGEKYVIAAGLKQGKSGSTNLMLIENI comes from the coding sequence ATGAAAAACAAAACAAAAATTGTTGCAACTCTAGGCCCTTCAACTGAAGACCCAAAAATACTGGCAGACCTTATGAAAAATGGGCTTTCTGTTGCCAGGCTAAACATGAGTCACGGAAACCATGAAGAACACGCAAAAAGGATTACCGCTATTAGAGAGGCAGAGAAAATATCTAAGTCTCTAATTGCTACACTTCTAGACCTATCTGGTCCAAAGATTAGAACAGGAGAAGTAAAAAACGGTCAAATAACATTGAAAAAGGGAGATTCTGTAAAAATTGTTTTCAAACCAATTATTGGAGATGAAAACAATCTCTATATAAATTATTCAGGCCTCAGAAAAGAATTGAAACCGGGAGCAATCATACTACTAGATGATGGAAAAAGATCTCTGTGTGTTACTTCTATAGGCGAGGACTATGTGAATACAAAAGTAGAAATGGGTGGGATGATACGCGGTAGACGCGGTGTAAATATACCAGGTGCAAATCTAAAAATTTCTGCAATTACAGAAAAAGATAAAAAGGATCTTTTGTTTGGTATAAAACAAGATGTTGATTTTGTTGCGCTTTCTTTTGTTAGATCTGTAAAAGATATACAAGATCTAAAAAGACTTCTACAAAAAAACAAAAGCAGTGCTAAAATCGTAGCAAAAATAGAAACCCCTGAAGCAGTTTCCTGTATAGATGAAATAATAAAAGAAACAGATGCAATCATGGTTGCCCGCGGAGACCTAGCCATCGAGGTTGGAATAGAAAAGATTCCTACAATCCAAAAGATGATTATAGAAAAGTGTAACACCGCAGGAGTGCCTGTTATTGTTGCAACACAAATGCTTTTGTCTATGGTTGAAAATGAGACACCAACTAGAGCTGAAATCTCTGATATAGCAAACGCAATATATGACGGTGCAGATGCAATCATGCTATCCGAAGAAACAGCAATTGGTAAATATCCTAAAAAAGTTGTCTCTCTTATGCAGAGAGTAGCTTGTGTTGTAGAAGAAAATCTACCTAATTACAAAAAGATTGAAGTTATGAAAGATAATATCGCTGATTCTGTATCTTCTTCTGTTGTTCATAATGCAAATCAAGTAGGCGCAAGTGCGATCATCGCTCTTACCGAATCTGGATTTACTGCTAGAATGCTTTCTAGATATAAATCTAGTCTCCCTATCTATGCAATATCTTCTTCACAAAAAACCTTACGATCCCTCATGATTTCTTTTGGGGTACTGCCGATATATCACACTGGTGCAAAAACTTTTGATGAAGCTAGAAAAATAGCAATAGAAATTGCAAAAGAAAAATGCAATCTAAAAAAGGGTGAAAAATATGTTATTGCTGCTGGTCTAAAACAAGGAAAATCTGGTTCTACAAATTTGATGCTTATAGAAAATATTTAG
- the fmt gene encoding methionyl-tRNA formyltransferase, protein MDKKFVFFGTPELASVTLEILKSRGFLPALVVTSPDKPIGRHFEITPTPVKVWAEKNNIPLLTPEKIDEKFMSEIKSHELDLGIVVAYGKIFSEELINLFPLGALNIHYSLLPKYRGASPVESAILNQDTETGVTIQKMARKMDTGPILAMSRAEIDSDETTPHLRERLTHIGAELLADTIPEWLDGKIIPIEQNHENATYCKKISKDDGEIKLSDEPKIKYAKYKAYFTWPGIYFFDENNRRIKITKARFENGEFIIERVIPEGKKETDYKI, encoded by the coding sequence ATGGATAAAAAATTTGTATTCTTTGGAACACCAGAACTTGCGAGCGTGACGCTTGAGATATTGAAAAGCCGTGGATTTTTACCTGCTCTTGTAGTAACTTCTCCAGACAAGCCAATTGGAAGACATTTTGAAATCACTCCTACTCCTGTAAAAGTTTGGGCAGAGAAAAATAATATTCCATTATTAACTCCAGAGAAAATTGACGAGAAATTTATGTCTGAAATAAAATCTCATGAATTAGATCTAGGAATTGTTGTCGCTTATGGAAAGATTTTTTCAGAAGAGTTGATCAATTTATTTCCTCTGGGAGCCTTAAATATTCACTATTCATTACTTCCAAAATATAGAGGTGCCTCACCTGTTGAATCCGCAATATTAAACCAAGACACTGAGACTGGTGTCACCATACAAAAAATGGCGCGAAAAATGGACACTGGCCCGATACTTGCTATGTCTCGTGCTGAAATTGACTCTGATGAGACTACACCACATCTGCGAGAGCGACTCACACATATCGGAGCAGAACTACTTGCTGACACCATCCCAGAATGGCTCGATGGAAAAATAATCCCAATCGAACAAAATCACGAAAATGCTACATACTGTAAAAAAATATCCAAAGATGACGGTGAAATAAAACTCTCTGATGAACCGAAAATAAAATACGCAAAATACAAAGCGTATTTCACTTGGCCAGGAATTTATTTCTTTGATGAGAATAATAGACGCATCAAGATCACAAAAGCGAGATTCGAAAATGGAGAATTCATAATCGAACGAGTAATACCTGAAGGTAAAAAAGAAACTGATTATAAAATATAA
- the raiA gene encoding ribosome-associated translation inhibitor RaiA — translation MLNINIKTTNMELTSAIREYTEKKIETLEKVMKSSPEVINIEIGKTTNHHKQGDVYKAELNMAIGGYKFHTESEEEDLYAAIDAVREDMFRQLTENKDRNETLFRRGARSVKKMLKGLSDRNPFTSKY, via the coding sequence ATGCTCAACATAAATATAAAAACAACAAATATGGAGCTTACTTCTGCAATCCGTGAGTATACAGAAAAGAAAATTGAAACCTTAGAGAAAGTTATGAAATCTTCACCTGAGGTGATAAATATTGAAATTGGTAAAACCACAAATCATCACAAACAGGGCGATGTTTATAAAGCAGAATTGAATATGGCTATTGGTGGATATAAATTTCATACTGAAAGCGAAGAAGAAGATTTATATGCTGCAATAGATGCAGTTCGTGAAGATATGTTCCGTCAGCTTACTGAGAACAAAGATAGAAATGAAACACTTTTCCGACGCGGTGCTCGTAGTGTAAAGAAAATGCTCAAAGGTCTATCAGACAGAAATCCGTTTACATCAAAATATTAA
- a CDS encoding VOC family protein, with protein MTTINPWINFNGNAFEALTFYKSVFGGEFKKIVRFKDLASAEFPVPENETEKIMYISLPIGNGSVLIANDVPGFMGPVNEHENRSKILINTESKEEAEKLFNSLSIGGEIEGPMGDSPWGSYAGMFRDKYGIEWLIEFTA; from the coding sequence ATGACAACAATAAATCCTTGGATAAATTTCAACGGGAACGCTTTCGAAGCTTTAACCTTTTACAAATCGGTATTTGGTGGTGAGTTTAAAAAAATCGTTCGTTTCAAAGATCTGGCAAGTGCTGAATTCCCTGTCCCAGAAAATGAGACAGAAAAAATTATGTATATCTCCCTACCTATCGGTAATGGCAGCGTATTGATAGCAAACGATGTTCCAGGGTTTATGGGACCTGTAAATGAACATGAAAATAGAAGTAAAATTTTAATAAATACAGAAAGTAAAGAAGAGGCTGAGAAATTGTTCAATAGCTTATCTATCGGAGGAGAAATCGAAGGGCCTATGGGAGACAGCCCTTGGGGGTCATATGCTGGAATGTTTCGAGATAAATACGGTATTGAGTGGTTAATTGAATTTACTGCATAA